A genomic segment from Necator americanus strain Aroian chromosome III, whole genome shotgun sequence encodes:
- a CDS encoding hypothetical protein (NECATOR_CHRIII.G9208.T1): MDDDEDIVVKKKRAQNVKKRVESDDEDDQNDEIDMEFDVVVCNEVPNTEVFRIHFPIRKKDAFNQERQPRARYKKNVRVMEMRLSADISSGSFDKAKAERFAALTQPEVKQENCVPQLKFDEIYEGRAYRRDDYVEFAVGYFRGDTFFLNPIAGTFEMHRSLAHLNNASKGRDDDGEDGESDSEAAGGSAQQIRVKFSRPETERQKKRREASALHREKLIASDSWIPMEVHLKDDPLVMEKFSQMTVCPTDEPGSSSELNTRDLVEHGIVCGEKEQIDLTRSDLLVSQQRIREMPIHQQVRAQVFKSRVITTDDVVKRVDPSLTREEIIEHLKQCARLVQGVWVLQSDFLFHDLTGAHSTAPGKLDECRASMWRDARDLALCLIDACQPVTRALLIKCFQINTRDAEEILSTFAVPGNKTWKLRILPDPVFLESPENLTLILEQRRTQLGHGGIALVEVRRRARVGQEGIAIVGVLQSRRLSDNAVVLSLVRDSIVGRKVRVLRSCRGRRSKHKHQ; the protein is encoded by the exons ATGGATGATGATGAGGACATCGTAGTAAAGAAGAAACGAGCCCAAAATGTCAAGAAGCGAGTGGAATCCGACGATGAGGACGATCAGAATGATGAAATTGACATGGAA TTCGACGTAGTGGTTTGCAATGAAGTACCGAACACTGAAGTTTTTCGTATCCACTTTCCCATACGGAAAAAGGATGCTTTCAATCAGGAAAGACAACCGCGTGCACGTTACAAAAAGAATGTACGAGTG ATGGAAATGCGCTTATCAGCGGACATTTCAAGTGGTTCATTCGACAAAGCAAAAGCTGAACGATTTGCTGCGTTGACCCAACCTGAGGTGAAACAGGAGAACTGCGT ACCACAGCTTAAATTTGATGAGATCTACGAAGGTCGGGCATATCGTAGGGATGATTATGTTGAATTTGCCGTGGGATACTTCCGTGGTG acacattttttctaaacCCTATTGCGGGAACATTTGAGATGCATCGTTCCCTTGCTCATCTTAACAACGCCTCCAAAGGTCGTGACGATGACG GCGAAGACGGTGAATCAGATAGCGAAGCGGCTGGTGGAAGTGCACAACAG ATTCGCGTGAAATTCTCGCGCCCAGAAACAGAGAGACAGAAGAAACGTCGTGAAGCCAGTGCTCTTCATAGGGAGAAATTGATTGCGAGTGATTCTTGGATTCCAATGGAAGTACACCTCAAAGAT GATCCTCTAGTAATGGAAAAGTTCTCGCAGATGACTGTCTGCCCTACGGATGAACCAGGATCTTCAAGCGAATTAAATACTCGAGATCTCGTTGAACATGGAATTGTTTGTggagaaaaggaacaaat cGATCTCACCCGTAGTGATTTATTGGTCTCACAGCAACGCATTCGTGAAATGCCCATACATCAACAAGTTCGAGCGCAAGTTTTTAAGT ctCGAGTAATAACCACCGATGATGTAGTGAAAAGAGTAGATCCGTCACTTACTCGTGAAGAGATTATCGAGCATTTGAAGCAATGCGCAAGACTAGTTCAAG GTGTTTGGGTTTTACAGTCGGATTTCTTATTTCACGATCTCACCGGTGCACATTCGACTGCACCGGGAAAA CTCGACGAATGCCGTGCGAGCATGTGGCGGGATGCCCGTGATCTTGCTCTCTGTCTTATTGATGCGTGCCAACCAGTTACACGTGCACTTCTCATCAA ATGCTTTCAAATCAATACGAGGGATGCCGAGGAAATACTTTCCACTTTCGCAGTGCCTGGTAATAAAACCTGGAAACTTCGGATTCTACCTGATCCCGTCTTTCTTGAaag CCCTGAGAACCTGACTCTCATCTTAGAACAGC GTCGTACCCAGCTAGGACACGGAGGAATAGCTCTCGTGGAAGTCCGACGAAGAGCCCGAGTCGGACAAGAAGGAATAGCAATCGTGGGAGTCCTACAAAGCAGACGTCTCAGTGATAATGCGGTAGTTCTTTCTCTGGTTAGGGATTCAATTGTTG GGAGAAAAGTACGTGTGTTGCGGTCGTGTCGCGGTCGCCGTAGCAAACATAAACACCAGTGA